A portion of the Salmo trutta chromosome 1, fSalTru1.1, whole genome shotgun sequence genome contains these proteins:
- the LOC115168644 gene encoding WD repeat-containing protein 20 has protein sequence MAAEGGGKEMNEIKTQFTTREGVYKLLTHSEYSRPNRVPFNSQGSNPVKVSFVNVNDQSGNGDRICFNVGRELYFYIYKGVRKAADLSKPIDKRIYKGTQPTCHDFNPLTATAESVSLLVGFSAGQVQLIDPIKKETSKLFNEERLIDKSGVTCVRWVPGSESLFLVAHSSGSLYLYNVEHTCGTTPPHYQLLKQGDGYAVHTCKSKSARNPLLRWTVGEGALNEFAFSPDGKFLACASQDGFLRVFGFDAAELHGTMKSYFGGLLCVCWSPDGRYIVAGGEDDLVTVWSFSDCRVIARGHGHKSWVSVVAFDHCTTSVEDSDPPAEFSGSDEEFHEQIHFAGGRDRANSSQSHLSKRNSTDGRPVSVTYRFGSVGQDTQLCLWDLTEDILFPHLPLSRTRTHTNVMSATSPPATGSASTAATATAATTTTNPTNPPGTNGNNTVSSSSGNSGTLSNSIPAPLPRSNSLPHSTGPAGGSTTPNSHMSSKGSSIIDSAFIATGVSKFATLSLHDTRKERHEKDHKRNHSMGHISSKSSDKLNQLSSAARTAKADAAKTLGTLLCPRMEEVPLLEPLVCKKIAHERLTVLIFLEDCLVTACQEGFICTWARPGKVGLLPSQNPTNSPSGTVV, from the exons ATGGCtgcggagggaggagggaaggagatgaaCGAAATTAAAACTCAATTCACCACTCGGGAAGGTGTCTATAAACTCCTCACTCACTCCGAATATAGCCGCCCTAACAGGGTGCCTTTTAATTCACAGGGCTCAAATCCGGTGAAAGTCTCATTCGTGAACGTGAACGACCAGTCAGGCAACGGCGACAGAATCTGTTTCAATGTGGGCCGGGAACTGTACTTTTACATCTACAAAGGCGTAAGAAAG GCTGCTGACCTGAGCAAGCCCATAGACAAGAGGATCTACAAAGGAACACAGCCCACGTGTCATGACTTCAACCCCCTCACGGCCACGGCGGAGAGCGTCTCCCTGCTGGTGGGCTTCTCGGCTGGCCAGGTGCAGCTCATCGACCCTATCAAGAAGGAGACCAGCAAGCTCTTCAATGAGGAG AGACTCATAGACAAGTCTGGTGTGACGTGTGTGCGGTGGGTCCCTGGCTCAGAGAGCCTCTTCCTGGTGGCTCACTCCAGCGGCAGCCTGTACCTGTACAACGTAGAGCACACCTGTGGCACCACGCCACCCCACTACCAGCTTCTCAAACAGGGCGATGGCTACGCCGTGCACACCTGCAAGAGCAAGTCGGCCCGCAACCCCCTACTGCGCTGGACGGTGGGTGAGGGAGCACTCAACGAGTTCGCCTTCTCCCCCGATGGGAAGTTCCTGGCGTGCGCCAGTCAGGACGGCTTCCTGCGCGTGTTCGGCTTTGACGCGGCTGAGCTGCACGGCACCATGAAGAGCTACTTCGGTggactgctgtgtgtgtgctggagtcCGGACGGACGCTACATAGTGGCTGGGGGGGAGGATGACCTGGTGACAGTCTGGTCCTTCTCAGACTGCAGGGTGATTGCCAGGGGCCACGGCCACAAGTCGTGGGTGAGCGTAGTGGCGTTTGACCACTGTACGACCAGCGTGGAGGACAGCGACCCGCCCGCAGAGTTCAGCGGGAGCGACGAGGAGTTTCACGAGCAGATCCATTTTGCAGGTGGGCGAGACCGGGCCAACAGCTCCCAATCACATCTCTCCAAGAGGAACTCTACAGACGGCAGGCCGGTCAGCGTGACCTATCGCTTCGGCTCGGTGGGACAGGACACCCAGCTGTGTCTGTGGGACCTGACTGAGGACATCTTGTTCCCCCACCTGCCCCTGTCACGTACCAGAACTCACACAAACGTTATGAGTGCCACCAGCCCCCCGGCTACTGGGTCGGcctctactgctgctactgctactgctgctactactactactaaccctactaacccaCCTGGCACCAATGGCAACAACACTGTGAGCAGTAGCAGTGGTAACAGTGGCACCCTCTCTAACTCAATCCCGGCCCCCCTGCCGCGCTCCAACAGCCTGCCGCACTCCACTGGCCCCGCAGGGGGCAGCACCACGCCTAACAGCCACATGAGCAGCAAAGGAAGCAGCATCATCGACAGCGCCTTCATCGCCACCGGGGTCAGCAAGTTTGCCACGCTGTCGCTGCACGACACACGCAAGGAGCGCCACGAGAAGGACCACAAACGCAACCACAGCATGGGCCACATCAGCAGCAAGAGCAGTGACAAGCTCAACCAACTGAGCTCTGCGGCGCGGACGGCCAAGGCGGACGCTGCTAAGACTCTGGGCACGCTGCTGTGCCCGCGCATGGAGGAGGTTCCTCTGCTGGAGCCACTGGTGTGTAAGAAGATTGCTCATGAGAGACTCACTGTGTTAATCTTCCTGGAGGACTGTCTGGTCACAGCCTGCCAGGAGGGCTTCATTTGCACATGGGCCAGGCCCGGGAAAGTG gGCTTACTGCCATCTCAGAACCCGACCAACTCTCCTAGTGGGACTGTAGTATAG